A single window of Ictalurus furcatus strain D&B chromosome 3, Billie_1.0, whole genome shotgun sequence DNA harbors:
- the zgc:110045 gene encoding poly(rC)-binding protein 3 codes for MNMNEKEVALWSEGGLNVTLTIRLLMHGKEVGSIIGKKGETVKKMREESGARINISDGSSTERIVTITGASEVIFKAFAMIAEKFDEDILACMVNSTVSSRPPVTLRLVFPASQCGSLIGKGGSKIKEIRETTGAQVQVAGDLLPESTERAVTISGTPNAITQCVRHICMIMLESPPKGATIPYRPKPSSGGNPTVLSQPHTAPTFAVPAQYTIPPQDLTKLHQLAMQHIPFTSLGQSNPTFPGLDMSVSPSSYELSIPNELIGCIIGRQGTKINEIRQMSGAQIKIASATDGSAVRHVTITGSPASICLAQYLISASLEVAKLSIQAASSSSSTTVDLGLSFSQSASPASASAAMLAAPSAINVHSPPAMHSIPTTHYALPVSSLLGMKTVPLLTVHTAASPGLAPYTTKIPASASIKKSEHQRFTPY; via the exons atgaatatgaatgagaAAGAGGTTGCTTTGTGGTCTGAGGGAGGGCTAAATGTCACTCTCACCATCCGCCTACTAATGCATGGAAAA GAAGTGGGCAGTATCATTGGGAAG AAAGGGGAAACTGTCAAGAAAATGAGAGAAGAG agTGGAGCACGCATTAATATCTCTGATGGCTCCAGCACAGAACGAATCGTCACCATCACTGGTGCCTCTGAGGTCATCTTCAAAGCTTTTGCCATGATTGCGGAGAAGTTTGATGAG GATATACTGGCCTGCATGGTGAACAGTACAGTGTCAAGCAGACCTCCTGTCACGCTACGCCTTGTGTTCCCTGCCAGTCAGTGTGGCTCTCTCATCGGCAAAGGAGGCTCCAAAATCAAAGAGATCAGAGAG ACCACAGGTGCACAGGTGCAGGTAGCTGGAGACTTATTACCGGAGTCTACTGAGAGAGCAGTGACCATCTCTGGCACTCCCAATGCCATCACACAATGTGTGAGACACATCTGCATGATCATGCTggag TCACCGCCTAAAGGAGCAACAATTCCTTATCGGCCCAAGCCATCCTCTGGTGGCAATCCCACAGTTTTATCCCAACCACATACAGCTCCT ACTTTTGCTGTTCCAGCACAGTACACTATTCCTCCCCAAGAC TTGACCAAGCTTCACCAGTTGGCTATGCAGCATATCCCCTTTACCTCCCTTGGGCAGAGCAACCCTACTTTCCCTG GTCTGGATATGTCGGTTTCTCCAAGTTCTTATGAGCTGAGCATACCTAATGAG CTCATAGGCTGCATTATTGGCAGACAAGGCACTAAGATCAATGAAATTCGCCAGATGTCTGGAGCCCAAATCAAGATAGCCAGTGCCACAGATGGCTCAGCAGTACGTCATGTCACCATTACTGGCTCCCCAGCAAGCATCTGCCTGGCCCAATACCTCATCAGTGCCAG tttAGAGGTGGCTAAACTCAGCATCCAGGctgcctcctcttcctccagtACTACTGTTGACCTCGGCCTGAGTTTCTCCCAGTCTGCCTCTCCTGCCTCTGCCTCTGCGGCCATGCTGGCTGCTCCCTCGGCCATTAACGTCCACTCACCCCCGGCCATGCACTCGATCCCTACTACCCACTATGCTCTTCCAGTCTCCAGCCTGCTTGGCATGAAAACTGTGCCTCTGCTGACTGTGCACACCGCTGCCTCGCCGGGCCTCGCTCCCTACACCACAAAAATCCCTGCCTCAGCCTCCATAAAAAAATCAGAGCATCAGAGGTTCACCCCCTACTGA